In a genomic window of Brassica rapa cultivar Chiifu-401-42 chromosome A10, CAAS_Brap_v3.01, whole genome shotgun sequence:
- the LOC103847513 gene encoding probable protein phosphatase 2C 65 isoform X2: MAIKQGKKGINQDAMTVWENFGEEEDMIFCGVFDGHGPMGHKISRHVCDSLPSRVHSRIKASNISSQSRQEEGLFRELEEVLVTFFKRIDSELGLDSPYDSFCSGTTAVTVLKQGDCLVIANLGDSRAVLGTRGGKSSLKAVQLTVDLKPCVQREAERIVSCKGRVFAMEEEPDVHRVWMPDDDCPGLAMSRAFGDFCLKDYGLLCIPEVFCRKVSRDDEFVVLATDGIWDVLSNEEVVKIVGACKDRSIAAETLVQRAARSWRTKFPASKADDCAVVVLFLNHRPYPREGNVSRAVSTLSWRSGKSNNEGH, encoded by the exons ATGGCTATCAAACAAGGGAAAAAGGGGATCAATCAAGACGCCATGACAGTCTGGGAG AACTTTGGTGAGGAGGAGGATATGATCTTTTGCGGTGTATTTGACGGCCACGGCCCAATGGGTCACAAGATCTCTCGTCATGTATGTGACAGTCTACCTTCAAGGGTCCATTCGAGAATCAAAGCTTCAAATATTAGTTCACAGAGTCGTCAGGAGGAGGGACTCTTCCGTGAGCTCGAGGAAGTTCTAGTTACATTCTTCAAGCGAATAGACAGCGAACTTGGTCTTGACTCTCCTTATGATAGTTTTTGCAGCGGCACAACTGCTGTTACCGTCCTTAAACAA GGTGACTGCTTGGTGATCGCAAACTTGGGAGATTCACGAGCCGTTCTTGGCACCCGTGGAGGCAAGAGCAGTCTCAAAGCTGTCCAACTCACGGTTGATCTGAAACCCTGTGTTCAAC GGGAAGCAGAGAGGATAGTATCATGCAAAGGAAGGGTGTTTGCTATGGAAGAGGAACCTGATGTACACAGAGTGTGGATGCCTGATGATGATTGCCCTGGACTTGCAATGTCGAGGGCTTTTGGTGATTTCTGCCTCAAAGACTATGGACTTCTCTGCATCCCTGAGGTCTTTTGCAGAAAAGTCAGCAGAGATGACGAGTTTGTGGTTCTAGCCACCGATGGG ATTTGGGATGTGCTGTCAAACGAAGAAGTGGTGAAGATTGTAGGTGCATGTAAGGACCGGTCAATAGCAGCAGAGACGCTGGTTCAGAGAGCCGCTCGGTCATGGAGAACAAAGTTTCCAGCCTCTAAAGCTGATGACTGCGCCGTGGTGGTGCTTTTCCTGAACCACCGGCCATACCCAAGAGAAGGAAACGTGAGCCGAGCGGTATCGACTCTTTCTTGGAGATCAGGTAAGAGCAATAACGAGGGCCATTGA
- the LOC103847513 gene encoding probable protein phosphatase 2C 65 isoform X1 translates to MGVCCSKGTGITVENGTEDSNEHRDREAEVRDTNDGAIIRSRGSSKHVSMAIKQGKKGINQDAMTVWENFGEEEDMIFCGVFDGHGPMGHKISRHVCDSLPSRVHSRIKASNISSQSRQEEGLFRELEEVLVTFFKRIDSELGLDSPYDSFCSGTTAVTVLKQGDCLVIANLGDSRAVLGTRGGKSSLKAVQLTVDLKPCVQREAERIVSCKGRVFAMEEEPDVHRVWMPDDDCPGLAMSRAFGDFCLKDYGLLCIPEVFCRKVSRDDEFVVLATDGIWDVLSNEEVVKIVGACKDRSIAAETLVQRAARSWRTKFPASKADDCAVVVLFLNHRPYPREGNVSRAVSTLSWRSGKSNNEGH, encoded by the exons ATGGGGGTCTGTTGTAGCAAGGGCACAGGGATAACTGTGGAAAATGGCACGGAAGATAGTAATGAACATAGAGATAGGGAGGCTGAGGTTAGAGACACAAATGATGGTGCCATTATAAGGTCTCGCGGATCATCTAAACATGTCTCCATGGCTATCAAACAAGGGAAAAAGGGGATCAATCAAGACGCCATGACAGTCTGGGAG AACTTTGGTGAGGAGGAGGATATGATCTTTTGCGGTGTATTTGACGGCCACGGCCCAATGGGTCACAAGATCTCTCGTCATGTATGTGACAGTCTACCTTCAAGGGTCCATTCGAGAATCAAAGCTTCAAATATTAGTTCACAGAGTCGTCAGGAGGAGGGACTCTTCCGTGAGCTCGAGGAAGTTCTAGTTACATTCTTCAAGCGAATAGACAGCGAACTTGGTCTTGACTCTCCTTATGATAGTTTTTGCAGCGGCACAACTGCTGTTACCGTCCTTAAACAA GGTGACTGCTTGGTGATCGCAAACTTGGGAGATTCACGAGCCGTTCTTGGCACCCGTGGAGGCAAGAGCAGTCTCAAAGCTGTCCAACTCACGGTTGATCTGAAACCCTGTGTTCAAC GGGAAGCAGAGAGGATAGTATCATGCAAAGGAAGGGTGTTTGCTATGGAAGAGGAACCTGATGTACACAGAGTGTGGATGCCTGATGATGATTGCCCTGGACTTGCAATGTCGAGGGCTTTTGGTGATTTCTGCCTCAAAGACTATGGACTTCTCTGCATCCCTGAGGTCTTTTGCAGAAAAGTCAGCAGAGATGACGAGTTTGTGGTTCTAGCCACCGATGGG ATTTGGGATGTGCTGTCAAACGAAGAAGTGGTGAAGATTGTAGGTGCATGTAAGGACCGGTCAATAGCAGCAGAGACGCTGGTTCAGAGAGCCGCTCGGTCATGGAGAACAAAGTTTCCAGCCTCTAAAGCTGATGACTGCGCCGTGGTGGTGCTTTTCCTGAACCACCGGCCATACCCAAGAGAAGGAAACGTGAGCCGAGCGGTATCGACTCTTTCTTGGAGATCAGGTAAGAGCAATAACGAGGGCCATTGA
- the LOC103847515 gene encoding elongation factor P, whose translation MAATWTCFVTSLCISSPSYKPSSLHGLSFRRQAVTRTNRFFTRIYALSSNDIKVGTSIEVDGAPWRVLEFLHVKPGKGAAFVRTKIRNYVNGSTVERTFRAGITIEEANVSKETKQFTYKDGSQFVFMDLSSYEETRLNEADMGDKTKWLKEGMDCNLLYWKDKVIDFELPITVQLKIVDVDPGLRGDTAQGGTKPATLETGAVVNVPLFVNVGEDIMVDTRTGTYMSRV comes from the exons ATGGCGGCGACATGGACTTGTTTTGTAACTTCGTTGTGTATTTCTTCACCTTCTTATAAACCATCGTCGTTGCACGGTCTGTCTTTCCGGAGGCAAGCAGTGACCAGAACGAACAGATTTTTTACCA GGATATATGCGCTGTCTAGCAACGACATCAAAGTCGGGACAAGCATAGAAGTCGATGGTGCTCCGTGGCGTGTTCTGG AGTTTCTGCATGTGAAGCCAGGCAAAGGTGCTGCTTTTGTCAGAACCAAAATCAGGAACTACGTCAATGGTAGCACAGTCGAGAGAACCTTTCGTGCTGGGATTACT ATAGAAGAGGCCAATGTCTCCAAGGAGACTAAGCAATTCACTTATAAAGACGGCTCTCAGTTTGTTTTCATGGACttg AGCAGTTATGAGGAAACACGTTTAAACGAGGCTGATATGGGCGACAAGACCAAATGGCTTAAAGAGGGAATGGACTGCAATTTGCTCTACTGGAAGGACAAG GTCATCGATTTTGAACTTCCCATTACAGTTCAGCTTAAAATAGTTGACGTTGATCCTGGTCTCCGAGGTGACACTGCACAAG GTGGAACTAAACCTGCCACACTCGAGACTGGTGCAGTTGTCAATGTACCCCTCTTTGTCAATGTTGGTGAAGATATTATGGTGGACACGAGAACCGGTACGTACATGAGCCGGGTCTGA
- the LOC103847514 gene encoding NAC domain-containing protein 78: MKKTLLFITGIELLVVNEPTRLCISENRLTDDELKIAGVPQVTSIGDAFVLCRIFQKSGAGPNNGEQYGAPYLEEEWEEDKITFVPEQDALCEGLVVDDDKDKSTISLVGMVKIRRNGSSLN, encoded by the exons ATGAAGAAGACCCTTTTGTTTATCACAGGGATCGAGCTCCTCGTGGTGAATGAACCAACTAGGTTATGCATAAGTGAGAATCGCCTTACTGATGACGAGTTGAAGATTGCTGGTGTGCCACAAGTAACATCAATTGGG GATGCGT TTGTGCTATGTAGGATATTCCAGAAAAGCGGTGCAGGGCCTAATAATGGAGAGCAGTACGGTGCTCCTTATCTTGAAGAGGAGTGGGAAGAGGATAAGATTACATTTGTACCGGAACAAGACGCTCTCTGTGAAGGATTGGTTGTTGATGATGATAAA GACAAGTCAACCATTTCACTCGTGGGAATGGTCAAGATAAGGAGAAACGGATCCTCTCTCAATTAA